A region from the Rhodamnia argentea isolate NSW1041297 chromosome 7, ASM2092103v1, whole genome shotgun sequence genome encodes:
- the LOC115742471 gene encoding probable pectate lyase 8, giving the protein MPACSRWLAVTFAVFLVLLACADGGAGDKELSGSKLEEKTEKLQGVKNSSMAGRIGDERNKHAIDNPEDVASMVDMSIRNSTERRNLGFFSCGTGNPIDDCWRCDPKWYLRRKHLADCAIGFGRNAVGGRDGRYYVVSDPGDDDPVSPRPGTLRHAVIQDRPLWIVFKRDMVIHLKQELIMNSFKTIDGRGANVHIANGACITIQYITNVIIHGVSIHDCKPTGNAMVRSSPSHYGWRTMADGDGISIFGASHIWIDHNSLSNCADGLIDAIMSSTAITISNNYFTHHNEVMLLGHSDSYVRDKSMQVTIAYNHFGEGLIQRMPRCRHGYFHVVNNDYTHWEMYAIGGSAEPTINSQGNRYLAPLNPFAKEVTKRVDTSTSQWKSWNWRSEGDLLLNGAFFTPSGAGAGVSYARASSLGAKSSSLVGTLTSNAGVLVCRRGRAC; this is encoded by the exons ATGCCGGCCTGTTCAAGATGGCTCGCCGTCACCTTCGCGGTGTTCCTGGTGCTGCTTGCGTGTGCGGATGGCGGAGCGGGCGACAAGGAGCTCTCAGGATCGAA GCTCGAAGAGAAGACCGAGAAGTTGCAGGGCGTGAAGAACTCATCAATGGCGGGCAG GATCGGCGATGAACGGAACAAGCATGCGATCGATAACCCGGAGGATGTAGCTTCAATGGTTGATAT GAGCATCCGGAACAGCACGGAGAGGCGGAACCTCGGATTCTTCTCTTGTGGCACTGGGAACCCAATTGATGATTGTTGGAGGTGCGATCCAAAGTGGTACCTCCGTCGGAAACACCTGGCTGACTGCGCCATTGGCTTCGGGCGCAATGCCGTCGGCGGTCGTGATGGCAGGTACTATGTAGTGAGTGACCCGGGTGATGACGACCCGGTCAGCCCACGGCCCGGGACGCTCCGCCATGCAGTCATCCAGGACAGGCCCCTGTGGATAGTGTTCAAGAGAGACATGGTGATCCACCTGAAGCAAGAACTCATCATGAACAGCTTTAAGACGATCGATGGACGCGGGGCCAACGTGCACATTGCTAATGGGGCCTGCATTACCATTCAATACATTACTAATGTCATCATCCACGGTGTTAGTATCCACGACTGCAAACCCACCGGCAATGCCATGGTTCGAAGCTCGCCTTCGCATTACGGGTGGAGGACGATGGCTGACGGGGACGGTATCTCCATTTTTGGTGCGAGCCATATTTGGATTGACCACAATTCTCTCAGCAATTGCGCCGACGGCCTCATCGATGCTATTATGAGCTCGACTGCTATTACAATCTCCAACAACTATTTCACGCATCACAATGAG GTGATGCTGCTGGGTCACAGTGATTCTTATGTTAGAGATAAGAGCATGCAAGTGACAATTGCCTACAATCATTTCGGAGAAGGGCTCATCCAAAGAATGCCAAG ATGTAGACATGGGTACTTCCATGTGGTGAACAATGACTATACACACTGGGAGATGTATGCCATTGGCGGAAGCGCCGAGCCCACTATCAACAGCCAGGGCAATCGGTACCTCGCTCCCTTAAACCCCTTCGCCAAGGAG GTCACAAAAAGAGTCGACACATCGACAAGCCAGTGGAAGAGCTGGAACTGGAGATCAGAAGGAGATCTCTTGTTGAACGGAGCATTCTTCACACCCTCAGGAGCCGGAGCTGGAGTCAGCTACGCCCGGGCTTCAAGCTTAGGGGCTAAATCTTCTTCCCTAGTCGGCACGCTGACGTCCAATGCCGGAGTGCTCGTTTGCCGCAGGGGCCGCGCGTGCTAG